A region of Paenibacillus sp. 37 DNA encodes the following proteins:
- a CDS encoding D-alanine--D-alanine ligase, with protein sequence MSMDKLKVGVVYGGKSGEHEVSLQTAFAVTNAFDYEKYELVPFYISKQGTWKKGPVMHAPFAQIEDLKLEQSAGGTQDALNALFGRLYGGAEALDVMFPLLHGTFGEDGTIQGMFEMADMPYVGAGVLASAGGMDKVVMKKLFAQAGIDQCAFTYFNATQWKQTEHEMIVQVEDQLGYPCFIKPANLGSSVGISKARNRDELKTAVEFALRYDTKVVIEEFVEAREVEVSVLGNDEPMASVPGEIVSSGEYYDYAAKYIDGQSQMLIPAPLDPEAADRIREAALQAFRAIEGNGISRADFFIRKNDGALLINEVNTMPGFTPYSMYPLLWRETGVSYAELLDRMIELALERYNRKQALNYENGVQA encoded by the coding sequence ATGAGTATGGATAAATTAAAAGTAGGCGTCGTGTACGGCGGAAAATCGGGCGAGCATGAGGTGTCGCTGCAAACGGCGTTTGCTGTAACAAACGCATTTGATTATGAAAAGTATGAACTGGTTCCTTTTTATATCTCCAAGCAGGGGACATGGAAAAAAGGACCTGTCATGCATGCGCCGTTCGCGCAGATTGAAGATCTGAAGCTGGAGCAATCGGCGGGTGGAACGCAGGATGCGCTGAATGCCCTGTTTGGTCGTTTGTATGGCGGAGCAGAAGCGCTGGACGTGATGTTCCCTCTGCTGCATGGTACGTTTGGAGAGGATGGCACCATTCAGGGCATGTTCGAGATGGCGGATATGCCATATGTAGGTGCGGGTGTACTCGCTTCGGCTGGCGGCATGGACAAAGTGGTCATGAAAAAGCTGTTTGCACAGGCTGGCATTGACCAATGTGCCTTTACGTATTTTAACGCGACACAATGGAAGCAGACTGAGCACGAAATGATCGTACAGGTCGAAGATCAGCTGGGGTATCCTTGTTTTATCAAACCGGCCAATCTGGGCTCCAGTGTAGGCATCTCCAAAGCACGTAACCGCGATGAACTGAAGACAGCTGTTGAGTTCGCACTTCGGTATGATACGAAGGTTGTCATTGAGGAGTTCGTTGAAGCACGCGAGGTTGAAGTCAGTGTCCTCGGTAATGACGAGCCCATGGCTTCCGTTCCAGGTGAGATCGTATCCTCCGGTGAGTATTATGACTATGCAGCCAAGTATATTGATGGTCAATCACAGATGCTGATTCCAGCTCCACTGGACCCAGAGGCCGCAGATCGCATTCGCGAGGCAGCTTTGCAGGCGTTCCGTGCGATTGAAGGTAACGGTATTTCACGTGCGGACTTCTTCATTCGGAAAAATGACGGCGCTTTGCTTATTAATGAAGTCAACACCATGCCTGGTTTCACACCGTACAGCATGTATCCACTTCTTTGGCGTGAGACAGGTGTATCGTATGCCGAACTGCTGGATCGCATGATTGAGCTGGCACTGGAGCGTTACAACCGTAAGCAGGCACTGAATTACGAGAACGGCGTACAGGCGTAG
- the uvsE gene encoding UV DNA damage repair endonuclease UvsE, with protein MLVRFGYVAMSVLIENASPSRTMTMSSFNKIGDREAAIRKLERIAAENLHNTLRLLRHNKGSHIHVYRFSSKLIPLATHEDLNDWDPFPALKQDFAAIGDFVKENHMRVSFHPDHFTVLSTPREQVLRNSIRDLRHHVRMLDAMGLNATAKNNIHIGGAYGDKPSAALRFEENFLKLDRDIQERLTLENDDKTFNAPETLAVCQRLGLPMVLDIHHHWVNNEGEQAWDLWPDILKTWQSPLAQADSPADQPLPPKIHVSSPKSEKDLRGHADGVEVEPVLDFLRHIAADTPRLDVMIEAKRKDEALVQLMQKLAFYHEEGVEWVDESTVIIHP; from the coding sequence ATGCTCGTACGCTTTGGTTACGTGGCCATGTCCGTGCTTATAGAGAATGCCTCGCCTTCCCGGACCATGACCATGTCGAGTTTTAACAAAATCGGTGACAGGGAAGCAGCGATCCGCAAGCTCGAACGGATTGCAGCTGAGAACCTGCACAATACATTACGTTTGCTCAGGCACAACAAGGGCAGCCATATTCATGTATATCGCTTCTCTTCCAAATTGATTCCACTGGCAACACACGAGGATCTGAATGACTGGGACCCGTTCCCGGCACTGAAGCAGGACTTTGCGGCCATTGGTGATTTTGTGAAGGAAAATCATATGCGTGTGTCCTTTCATCCAGATCATTTTACCGTACTTAGTACCCCCCGCGAGCAAGTTCTGCGCAACTCGATTCGCGACCTTCGTCATCATGTTCGGATGCTGGATGCCATGGGGCTGAATGCCACTGCCAAGAACAATATACATATTGGTGGTGCATACGGGGACAAGCCTTCAGCGGCGCTTCGTTTTGAAGAAAACTTTTTGAAGCTGGATCGGGACATTCAGGAGCGGCTCACACTCGAAAATGATGACAAAACGTTCAATGCGCCTGAGACACTTGCCGTGTGCCAGCGCTTGGGATTGCCCATGGTACTGGATATCCATCACCATTGGGTGAACAACGAAGGAGAACAGGCATGGGATCTGTGGCCTGATATTCTAAAGACCTGGCAGTCACCGCTTGCCCAGGCAGATTCACCGGCTGATCAGCCATTGCCACCCAAAATCCATGTCTCCAGTCCAAAGAGTGAGAAGGATCTGCGAGGTCATGCCGATGGTGTGGAGGTAGAGCCTGTGCTCGATTTCTTGCGTCATATCGCAGCAGACACCCCAAGACTTGACGTGATGATTGAGGCTAAACGCAAGGATGAGGCTCTTGTGCAACTGATGCAGAAGCTGGCATTCTATCATGAAGAGGGTGTGGAGTGGGTGGACGAGTCTACCGTCATCATTCATCCGTAG
- a CDS encoding inositol monophosphatase family protein, translated as MNEKEKTPYVVTSKSYTAVAINAASKAGEWIKSRLGTVAELGTKYSPQDLVTEVDKGAEQMIRRLILTHFPHHAILGEEGVEPGPEASAKALKEAEEEEFLWIVDPVDGTTNFVHGFPFYSVSIALAHNGEVIVGVIYDPSRDEMFVAEKGKGAYVHGNRMLVSGEQELAQSLIAVGFPADTTFALPLNMAAVQALAPQVRNLRAGGSAALHLAYVAAGRLSAYTEVGLKPWDIAAGALLVEESGGKVTDTIGTPYQLSVNHVVASNGKIHDALTDVLKEAKATGLE; from the coding sequence TTGAATGAGAAGGAAAAGACACCTTATGTCGTGACAAGCAAAAGCTATACTGCCGTTGCCATTAATGCAGCTTCCAAAGCTGGCGAATGGATCAAAAGCCGTCTTGGGACGGTAGCTGAACTTGGCACCAAATATTCACCCCAAGATCTGGTGACCGAAGTGGATAAAGGAGCGGAACAGATGATCCGCCGCCTGATTCTTACGCATTTTCCCCACCATGCCATTCTGGGTGAAGAAGGCGTAGAACCGGGACCGGAAGCTTCGGCAAAAGCACTGAAAGAGGCCGAGGAAGAAGAGTTCCTGTGGATTGTTGATCCTGTGGACGGAACGACGAACTTTGTACACGGATTCCCGTTTTATTCGGTGTCCATCGCATTGGCTCACAATGGTGAAGTCATTGTTGGCGTGATCTACGACCCTTCCCGTGATGAAATGTTTGTTGCGGAAAAAGGGAAAGGGGCATATGTTCACGGAAACCGGATGCTTGTATCTGGTGAACAAGAACTGGCTCAGAGCCTGATTGCGGTTGGATTCCCGGCAGACACAACCTTTGCGTTGCCACTGAACATGGCAGCTGTGCAGGCGCTTGCTCCGCAAGTCCGTAACTTGCGTGCAGGCGGATCTGCCGCTCTTCATCTGGCATATGTTGCCGCAGGACGCCTCAGCGCCTACACCGAAGTTGGATTGAAACCGTGGGATATTGCCGCAGGTGCGCTGCTGGTTGAAGAATCCGGCGGCAAGGTGACCGATACCATCGGAACGCCTTACCAACTGTCTGTGAATCATGTCGTTGCCAGCAATGGCAAAATCCATGATGCACTGACGGATGTGCTGAAGGAAGCGAAGGCTACCGGGTTGGAGTGA
- a CDS encoding stalk domain-containing protein, producing MKRKRIWENTAAGLTVSMLAGMLLFTSSALPAHAADTKTGVLPAGTNETSLTAKKDAVAVTKEFRIVTLGDSITVGYEPNTKELSYGYVERLHEQGLLHGRTQVDNYGIAGLKTSGLKNFTTAIKDGKTLTSEAIQPTLPDPRAGQIGANTAAIRESVAQANLVAITIGGNDVSELLGTADKLSDQDLQAKVKELLATYTANVSATINDIHEINPTATIVIADQYQPMPEVAGKAIYAKLMEASQGFTQTIDGIAAQFTAQGTDVKVAHVAKEFVGGEGTMTHMIKDRDFHPNQFGYAAIAEVFSKTIWGDYTKLTAPATGEPMNIIVSGKTLNTPYKPIIRNGKNFVAIQDIVNAVGATTVWDNKTSTATITYGDRKVAVKIGANAVKVNGASVTVDTPAFLNKVGKESKTYVPLAMVAEGLGFDVQYVAKLKTVFVNP from the coding sequence ATGAAGCGTAAACGTATATGGGAAAATACAGCTGCCGGTTTAACGGTAAGCATGTTGGCAGGAATGTTGCTCTTCACATCTTCTGCATTGCCTGCACACGCGGCTGACACCAAAACCGGTGTATTGCCAGCGGGCACAAATGAGACTTCGCTGACAGCGAAGAAAGATGCAGTAGCTGTAACCAAGGAGTTCCGCATCGTCACATTGGGAGATTCCATAACGGTAGGTTATGAGCCCAACACAAAAGAATTGTCTTATGGTTATGTAGAACGTTTGCATGAGCAAGGTTTGCTGCATGGACGTACACAGGTGGACAACTACGGGATCGCCGGATTGAAAACCAGTGGCCTGAAAAACTTTACTACTGCAATTAAGGATGGAAAAACGCTGACTTCAGAAGCCATTCAACCAACTCTTCCTGATCCAAGAGCGGGACAGATCGGAGCCAATACTGCTGCAATCCGTGAGAGCGTAGCACAGGCCAATCTGGTTGCAATTACCATTGGGGGAAATGATGTATCTGAGCTTCTCGGTACAGCAGACAAACTGAGTGATCAGGATCTGCAAGCGAAGGTAAAAGAATTACTCGCAACATATACAGCCAATGTTAGTGCAACGATTAATGATATCCATGAAATTAATCCGACGGCTACAATTGTCATCGCCGACCAGTATCAACCGATGCCGGAAGTAGCAGGCAAGGCAATCTATGCCAAACTGATGGAGGCATCCCAAGGTTTCACACAGACCATTGATGGCATTGCAGCACAATTCACTGCTCAGGGTACTGATGTCAAAGTCGCACACGTGGCCAAGGAGTTTGTTGGTGGTGAAGGCACGATGACACATATGATCAAAGATCGTGATTTCCACCCGAACCAATTTGGATATGCGGCCATTGCCGAAGTATTTTCCAAAACGATCTGGGGCGACTACACCAAGCTGACTGCACCTGCGACAGGTGAGCCGATGAACATTATTGTGAGTGGCAAAACATTGAATACACCGTACAAACCGATTATCCGTAACGGCAAAAACTTTGTGGCGATCCAAGACATCGTGAATGCGGTCGGTGCTACTACAGTGTGGGATAACAAAACTTCAACCGCAACCATTACATATGGAGACCGAAAGGTTGCTGTGAAGATTGGTGCCAATGCTGTGAAGGTAAATGGAGCATCGGTTACTGTGGATACACCTGCATTCCTGAATAAGGTAGGCAAAGAGTCCAAAACATATGTACCACTTGCCATGGTGGCTGAAGGTCTTGGCTTTGATGTGCAATATGTAGCGAAGCTGAAAACTGTTTTTGTTAATCCGTAA
- a CDS encoding histidine kinase, whose translation MNKIKNAFTTLPIHHKTILLIGLLMLISFTFYASVLRYVFSIYDRQIYEKSSQVLNMSSVGIENQLREVSNLSFKVMSDEPLQQYLLQLEKAETGYERNGLRKKITNRLVAYAGSEKYVYSMLFIDNDNNVMAAGNREGISESKQKELVALGQQYSGSNAWHTSGDKQSRLLSVRQVKSFIGGAFTLEDLGTLIIRVRLDRIVQDQMQEPAEDSQLLITDGKEVIYPTESSVSEAEIESELKRTQPYGIAMLEQGRHFVARAHSSYTDWTYLYTTPFDQMFKQIQFVKQLVTVIFIMIFLAALIIGARFSRSITHPIAQLIKKMRNIEKGDLDKLEEAALGNVPISPQNEVGLLHRTFKMMLQRIRELIDENYAKQLVIRETELKALQAQINPHFLYNTLESINWLAKVQKQRQISEMVEALGFLLRSSVNMSEKWITLERELDIVRSYVTIQRTRFEERLDFDMEIAPEVGTARIPKLTLQPLVENAIHYALEPSIDPCRIRIRARADGDKVIIEVEDDGPGMTPEFLEQLHEGRIQTRGQGIGLSNIQERIRLTFGDEGGMVMSSKPGSGTVVSISIPWIREDDDDVQSDARR comes from the coding sequence ATGAACAAAATTAAGAACGCTTTCACAACACTGCCGATTCATCACAAAACGATTCTTCTCATCGGACTTTTGATGTTGATCAGCTTTACGTTTTATGCGTCCGTACTCCGATATGTGTTCAGTATCTATGACCGTCAGATCTATGAGAAATCATCGCAGGTCCTCAATATGTCCTCGGTAGGTATTGAGAATCAACTACGTGAAGTTTCCAATCTCTCCTTCAAGGTGATGTCAGACGAGCCGCTCCAACAATATTTGCTTCAACTTGAAAAGGCCGAGACGGGATATGAGAGAAATGGTCTGCGCAAGAAAATTACCAATCGATTGGTTGCTTATGCGGGTTCTGAGAAGTACGTCTATTCCATGCTATTTATCGATAATGATAATAACGTCATGGCCGCAGGCAATCGGGAGGGAATTTCGGAGTCGAAGCAAAAAGAACTGGTTGCACTGGGACAGCAATACTCGGGCTCCAATGCCTGGCATACCAGTGGGGATAAACAGTCCCGACTCTTGTCGGTCCGGCAGGTGAAATCCTTTATTGGGGGAGCATTTACATTGGAAGACCTCGGCACACTGATCATCCGCGTACGGCTGGACCGAATTGTACAGGACCAGATGCAAGAACCGGCTGAGGACTCCCAATTACTCATTACGGATGGAAAAGAAGTGATCTATCCAACAGAATCGTCGGTCAGTGAAGCTGAGATTGAGTCTGAACTGAAGCGCACCCAGCCCTATGGGATTGCCATGTTAGAGCAAGGGAGACACTTTGTAGCTCGTGCTCATTCTTCCTATACGGATTGGACCTATTTGTACACAACCCCGTTTGACCAGATGTTTAAACAGATCCAGTTTGTCAAACAGTTGGTCACGGTGATTTTCATCATGATTTTTCTGGCGGCGCTTATCATTGGAGCGAGATTCTCTCGCAGTATTACCCATCCGATTGCGCAGTTGATCAAGAAGATGCGTAATATCGAAAAAGGCGATCTGGATAAGCTGGAGGAGGCTGCTCTCGGAAATGTTCCGATATCTCCACAGAATGAGGTTGGGCTGCTGCATCGCACATTCAAGATGATGCTTCAACGGATACGTGAATTGATTGATGAGAATTATGCCAAGCAACTGGTGATTCGTGAGACTGAATTGAAAGCGCTTCAGGCTCAGATTAATCCACATTTTCTCTACAACACGCTGGAATCGATTAACTGGCTGGCTAAAGTACAGAAGCAACGACAGATCTCGGAAATGGTTGAGGCTCTCGGATTCCTGCTGCGTAGCTCTGTGAATATGTCCGAGAAGTGGATTACGCTGGAAAGAGAGCTGGACATTGTCCGCAGTTACGTGACGATTCAGCGCACTCGTTTTGAGGAAAGACTGGATTTCGACATGGAAATTGCCCCAGAGGTAGGAACGGCGCGGATACCGAAGTTAACATTACAGCCTTTGGTGGAAAACGCCATACATTATGCACTTGAACCAAGCATTGACCCTTGCCGGATCCGTATTCGGGCGAGAGCAGATGGAGATAAGGTGATTATTGAAGTCGAGGACGACGGTCCGGGGATGACACCGGAATTCCTGGAACAACTACACGAAGGACGTATTCAGACAAGAGGACAGGGCATTGGGTTATCTAACATCCAGGAACGAATCAGACTGACCTTCGGCGATGAAGGTGGAATGGTGATGAGCAGCAAGCCCGGATCAGGAACTGTAGTATCGATCAGCATACCTTGGATCAGAGAGGACGATGACGATGTACAAAGTGATGCTCGTAGATGA
- a CDS encoding response regulator — translation MYKVMLVDDERVILEGISQVVDWAAAGTELVDTARNGIEALDKIGQSRPDIIITDISMPGLDGLGLIEKASEAYPGVRFIMLSGYKEFEYARRAMQYGVKHYLLKPCNENQIHDALTELLQEHQDAQVKENVAGEMKQRLQRVLPHVKEQFLLEFMTNRTYGPVDLEYYQELFDLELEENAVRLLLFRIVDEHDYSHLFAIKNIASDLLPHVLLSTTIEGKLLILLADSADPAGLKESIEEVRAAFTRLYKLEVTAALSEADRMIQSRRLFREALQYLNHRFFIGEGKLITKNDLVLAGECDGLHVEQDAEQLCQLIKSGNTEETAVEVERLFDLLSRQQLEIEVTRSYVVQLYSAMVHVCPPEEATEFTQRMAELPHIDTLSGLKSFVASSTARLTSGYYKNHISRQSSAVEKMMDIVDRHYGEADLSLNGVAHQMLYMNPDYLGKIFKKVTGENFSNYVNRLRIERACDHIRRGGDVKVFELAELFGFGGNSQYFSQVFKKWTGMTPTEFRRIGI, via the coding sequence ATGTACAAAGTGATGCTCGTAGATGATGAACGTGTCATTCTGGAGGGGATTTCCCAAGTGGTCGATTGGGCCGCGGCAGGTACGGAATTGGTGGATACGGCGAGGAACGGGATCGAAGCATTGGATAAAATCGGACAGTCGAGGCCCGATATTATCATTACGGATATTTCCATGCCGGGTCTGGATGGTCTCGGACTCATAGAGAAGGCATCTGAAGCATACCCGGGTGTACGTTTCATTATGTTATCCGGCTATAAGGAGTTCGAGTATGCCCGCAGAGCGATGCAATATGGTGTGAAGCATTATTTGCTCAAGCCCTGTAACGAGAATCAGATCCATGATGCATTAACTGAACTGTTGCAGGAACATCAGGATGCCCAGGTGAAGGAGAATGTTGCAGGGGAGATGAAACAGCGATTGCAGCGAGTCCTTCCACATGTGAAGGAGCAATTTCTGCTGGAGTTCATGACCAACCGCACCTATGGGCCGGTTGATCTGGAGTATTATCAGGAGCTGTTTGATCTGGAGCTTGAAGAGAACGCAGTTCGGTTACTGTTGTTCCGAATTGTAGATGAACATGATTACAGCCACTTATTTGCGATCAAAAACATTGCCAGTGACCTGCTCCCACATGTCCTGTTAAGCACAACCATTGAAGGTAAACTCCTCATTCTGCTCGCGGATTCAGCTGATCCGGCTGGACTGAAAGAAAGTATTGAAGAGGTTCGGGCTGCATTTACCAGACTATATAAATTGGAAGTGACCGCTGCGCTGAGTGAAGCAGATCGAATGATTCAGTCCCGGCGGTTGTTTCGTGAGGCGTTGCAGTATCTGAACCATCGCTTCTTTATCGGTGAAGGCAAGCTGATTACGAAGAATGATCTGGTATTGGCGGGAGAATGCGACGGATTGCATGTAGAACAGGATGCCGAGCAACTGTGTCAGTTGATCAAATCGGGAAATACCGAGGAAACAGCGGTAGAGGTGGAGCGTCTGTTTGATCTACTATCACGTCAGCAGCTGGAAATCGAGGTGACTCGCTCTTATGTAGTGCAGCTCTACTCGGCGATGGTTCATGTTTGTCCACCTGAGGAGGCAACGGAATTCACCCAGCGTATGGCAGAATTGCCTCATATCGATACGTTATCCGGTTTGAAATCTTTTGTTGCAAGCAGTACAGCCCGATTAACTTCCGGTTATTACAAAAACCATATCAGCCGCCAGTCTTCAGCCGTGGAGAAGATGATGGATATCGTGGATCGTCATTATGGAGAGGCGGATCTCTCACTCAATGGAGTTGCTCATCAAATGTTGTATATGAATCCGGATTATTTGGGTAAGATTTTCAAAAAAGTCACAGGCGAGAATTTTTCCAACTACGTGAATCGTCTGCGCATTGAACGCGCATGTGACCATATTCGCAGAGGCGGGGATGTGAAAGTATTTGAGCTTGCTGAATTGTTCGGATTCGGCGGGAATTCACAATATTTCAGTCAGGTGTTCAAAAAGTGGACTGGGATGACACCTACGGAATTCCGTAGGATCGGCATATAA
- a CDS encoding ABC transporter substrate-binding protein, with amino-acid sequence MVKKAIFLMMAALLVFTAACSSGGGTEGASGDDSVTLRIAWWGSDARHEYTQKVIDLYKSKNPNVKIDVEYASFDDYWKKLAPQAAANQLPDIVQMDISYISQYAQNGQLEDLAPYLGNQIKVDDVSENVISTGVINGKQYGVPAGVNVLGFQYDPALLKKAGADAIPDNMTWESYEALGKQAADKGLYLDGGVAPDIFFHYFLRTKGLSLYNAEGTGLGYDDDQLFVEFFGLMRRMIEQGAAPTPDVANQTKGIIEESDLVKEKGIGVWQWSNQFVALQQVANRPLEIAPMPGPDMEKGLYMQPSMYWGVTSNSKVKEEAAKFIDFWVNDVEANKLIKGERGVPISGAIKEAIAPELSDATKQVFEFVAAMEPKASPMSSPPPVGSPEVISSLADVVEELNFGKITPEQAAETFRKNAESVLANNK; translated from the coding sequence ATGGTGAAAAAGGCAATATTCCTGATGATGGCTGCTTTGCTCGTGTTTACAGCGGCATGTAGCTCAGGTGGAGGAACTGAAGGAGCATCTGGAGATGACTCAGTTACCCTGCGGATCGCTTGGTGGGGCTCGGATGCAAGGCATGAATATACACAGAAGGTCATCGACCTGTATAAATCGAAAAACCCGAATGTCAAAATCGACGTGGAATATGCTTCATTTGATGACTACTGGAAAAAGCTCGCACCACAAGCAGCGGCAAATCAGTTGCCTGACATCGTTCAGATGGATATTTCCTACATCAGTCAATATGCACAGAATGGTCAGCTTGAGGATCTAGCGCCTTATCTTGGCAACCAGATCAAAGTGGACGATGTGTCCGAGAATGTTATCAGCACAGGTGTAATTAACGGTAAACAATACGGTGTACCTGCCGGTGTTAACGTTCTGGGCTTCCAATATGATCCGGCATTGCTTAAAAAAGCAGGCGCAGATGCAATTCCTGACAATATGACTTGGGAGTCGTACGAAGCACTCGGTAAACAAGCCGCAGATAAAGGTCTGTATCTGGATGGAGGCGTAGCTCCGGATATTTTCTTCCATTACTTCCTACGTACCAAAGGGTTGTCGCTATACAATGCGGAAGGCACAGGTCTTGGTTATGATGATGACCAATTGTTTGTTGAATTCTTCGGACTTATGCGCCGCATGATTGAACAGGGCGCAGCACCTACACCGGATGTAGCCAACCAAACCAAAGGCATTATTGAGGAATCGGATCTCGTGAAGGAAAAAGGAATTGGCGTATGGCAGTGGTCCAACCAGTTCGTAGCCTTGCAACAGGTAGCGAACCGTCCGCTCGAAATCGCCCCAATGCCAGGACCGGATATGGAAAAAGGACTATATATGCAACCAAGTATGTATTGGGGTGTAACGTCCAACTCCAAAGTGAAGGAAGAAGCGGCTAAATTCATTGATTTCTGGGTGAATGACGTGGAAGCCAACAAACTGATCAAAGGTGAGCGTGGTGTACCAATCTCCGGAGCAATCAAAGAAGCTATCGCACCTGAGCTGAGTGACGCCACGAAACAAGTCTTTGAATTCGTAGCAGCCATGGAGCCTAAGGCTTCACCAATGAGTTCTCCGCCACCGGTTGGTTCACCTGAAGTAATCTCTTCCCTAGCAGATGTGGTTGAAGAGTTGAACTTTGGCAAAATTACACCTGAACAAGCAGCAGAGACATTCCGCAAGAACGCCGAATCTGTTCTTGCGAACAATAAATAA
- a CDS encoding carbohydrate ABC transporter permease, with protein sequence MRQYSSLRRNLTGYAFISPFIIGFLGFTLIPMFVSLYMSFTSYNLFTSPRWIGLDNYTKMFFDDPKYWNSVKVTFLYVFIGVPLRLIFALFVAMVLNTGSRMIGTYRTLYYLPSIIGGSVAVSIMWRNLFSNEGVINSALTAIGIGPISWFGDPNASLVMLISLSVWQFGSSMLIFLAGLKNIPTEMYEAAGVDGANPIRKFFSITLPLLSPIVLFNMIMQTIGAFMTFVPAYIISKGEGGPMDGTMLYSLYLFRQAFMFNNMGYASAMAWIMLIMIGILTVAVFLTSKYWVFYESEGGK encoded by the coding sequence TTGAGGCAGTATTCGTCGTTACGTAGAAACTTAACTGGATATGCGTTCATAAGCCCGTTTATTATTGGATTCCTGGGCTTCACACTCATCCCCATGTTTGTGTCCTTATATATGTCGTTCACGAGTTATAATTTGTTCACTTCTCCACGGTGGATTGGGCTTGATAACTACACCAAAATGTTTTTTGATGACCCGAAATATTGGAATTCGGTTAAAGTGACGTTTCTGTATGTATTCATTGGGGTACCGTTAAGATTGATCTTTGCCCTCTTCGTAGCGATGGTCCTGAACACTGGCTCTCGTATGATTGGAACGTACCGGACGTTGTATTACCTGCCATCCATTATCGGTGGTAGTGTGGCCGTATCCATTATGTGGCGTAACCTCTTCAGTAATGAGGGTGTTATCAACAGTGCTCTAACGGCAATCGGGATTGGGCCTATAAGCTGGTTTGGTGACCCGAATGCATCCTTGGTTATGCTCATCTCACTGTCTGTGTGGCAGTTTGGTTCGTCCATGCTGATCTTCCTGGCTGGTCTCAAAAATATCCCTACTGAGATGTACGAGGCAGCAGGTGTGGATGGCGCGAACCCTATACGGAAATTTTTCAGCATCACCTTGCCACTACTTAGCCCGATCGTCCTGTTCAATATGATTATGCAGACGATTGGTGCATTCATGACGTTTGTACCTGCCTATATTATCTCCAAAGGCGAAGGTGGTCCAATGGACGGTACGATGCTGTACTCCCTGTATCTGTTCCGTCAGGCGTTTATGTTTAACAACATGGGTTATGCTTCGGCAATGGCCTGGATCATGCTAATCATGATCGGTATACTCACGGTAGCTGTGTTCCTGACATCCAAGTACTGGGTGTTCTACGAATCTGAAGGAGGGAAGTAA